One Vanessa atalanta chromosome 20, ilVanAtal1.2, whole genome shotgun sequence genomic window carries:
- the LOC125071825 gene encoding uncharacterized protein LOC125071825, protein MSATKYSHPFLNGLKPLPEGYDEELQQIREWMKSQPHLPYISDEYVFLFLHSNYYKVKETKDTIECYFTLRNNSPDLFTNRDPLLPKNKTILDITHMIAFPKLSPEGYHILLYRLADTDYSKLNFADAVRVFCMFNDIKLSEDRLSEGYIVIFDMKGCSLGHLTRVTLPALRAFMHYIQNAHPCRLKKIHVVHTVSFINQVMCLVKPLIHSNLLNLLNFSSEGPESVVDVEYLPEDYGGPQTCVKQLHDEQRKNMESNYRDWLIESEIFKVDEKKRIKKPSKGMFASFTSSFKSLDID, encoded by the exons ATGTCAGCGACGAAGTATTCCCACCCATTCCTGAACGGTTTAAAGCCGCTTCCAGAAGGCTATGATGAAGAATTACAGCAAATAAGAGAATG gatGAAAAGTCAACCTCATTTGCCGTACATATCCGATGAGTACGTGTTTCTGTTCTTACATTCAAATTACTATAAGGTGAAAGAGACAAAAGATACCATAGAATGCTATTTCACCTTGAGGAACAACTCCCCTGATCTATTCACTAATCGTGATCCACTGTTGCCGAAGAACAAAACCATATTGGACATCAC GCATATGATAGCCTTCCCCAAGCTATCGCCGGAGGGCTACCACATTCTACTTTACCGCCTCGCAGACACCGACTACAGCAAACTAAACTTTGCGGATGCAGTGCGCGTGTTCTGCATGTTTAATGATATCAAACTCTCCGAAGATCGCCTGTCTGAGGGCTATATTGTCATCTTCGATATGAAAGGATGCAGCCTCGGACATTTGACCAGGGTGACTTTGCCCGCGTTGAGGGCGTTCATGCATTATATACAG AACGCCCACCCGTGTCGTCTAAAGAAGATCCACGTAGTACACACCGTCTCATTCATCAACCAGGTCATGTGCCTCGTAAAACCGCTCATACATTCGAACCTGCTGAATCTTCTCAACTTTTCATCAGAAGGTCCAGAATCTGTGGTCGATGTTGAATACCTCCCAGAAGACTACGGCGGTCCACAAACATGCGTTAAACAACTACACGATGAACAACGGAAGAATATGGAGTCTAATTACAGGGACTGGCTGATTGAATCGGAGATATTCAAGGTTGATGAAAAAAAGCGTATTAAAAAGCCAAGTAAAGGTATGTTTGCGAGCTTTACCAGTAGTTTTAAGAGCCTCGACATCGACTGA
- the LOC125072093 gene encoding uncharacterized protein LOC125072093, giving the protein MTSTAGVTELRTYTFCFLFVKCIIPSLSVRKLDDKIIERKRQDTLEICRIFNEENKGSLITNNTNNKYKRTKRDVDNNEISNTVKQEDAVKVEKIVDKLYDDLDPSGKAVKYRRRNVTDMSKTKNKTENVYRRFNFAPAQLLGPSPLEEEKITKPLKSPSPQIPWIKKWKYGIVPFFIDPNTYDSFLAETILKAFDYIEKATCIRLQRLRERPTDKRSMQSVEWLYITNPSGIRQCVHTNERKPNTGVQMVVFGYDCLSQGEIAHEVMHILGFSHEHTRPDRDNHVTIIYENIKPGYKKYFEVRDEDPLSNLPYDYASVLHYPPRAFSKNGQITINTNSGTKIGQRDAFSEQDVEKIGMIYGLECVERNKDYLLKTCPSVGKVSTETKEVLEEDINKYFKDRVWPYGIINYKIKDALEFTAEERENIKAVLNHIEKETCIEFRDITDEDKRDNKNENDNTNESPENTALSIMKTEDNQTRETSSETIITTSVDVVTPNPNEYKLTLTITNISLIEPVSEESDTNNDTTGIKVLRHNLKAKKLKAQGRSKIKQVNKSRKGTVKDGSKKIRIPISPHRRHAVNVIVLTRSSEPGCKCPPAGKPNGNKVLIIHSDCFNSVNDLLHVFVHVLGLDHQHSMHDRDTYLHILWDNLTPEIKKEMEEKLPPAASAGFAYDYQSVMHYPWLQIKDGVTNIMYPIWNDGWAMGHWQGLSWTDVQKLDVIYKKQCENRRREMRNE; this is encoded by the exons ATGACCAGCACCGCGGGCGTGACGGAACTGCGGAC atacactttttgttttttatttgttaaatgtataattCCATCTTTAAGTGTCCGAAAAC tGGATGACAAAATTATTGAAAGAAAACGGCAGGATACTTTAGAAATATGTCGTATTTTCAATGAAGAAAACAAGGGTAGCTTAATTACCAATAATACGAATAACAAATACAAGAGAACTAAGAGAGACGTAGACAATAATGAAATCAGTAATACCGTAAAACAAGAGGATGCAGTAAAAGTGGAGAAAATCGTAGACAAATTGTACGATGACTTGGACCCGAGCGGTAAAGCAGTAAAATATCGAAGAAGAAATGTAACTGACATGTCCAAAACAAAG AATAAAACTGAAAATGTATATAGAAGATTCAACTTTGCACCGGCACAACTGCTTGGACCTTCGCCTTTAGAAGAAGAAAAAATCACTAAACCATTAAAatcaccttctcctcaaatacCATGGATTAAGAAATGGAAATATGGCATCGTGCCGTTTTTTATTGACCCAAACACGTATG ATTCATTTTTAGCTGAAACTATTCTTAAAGCTTTTGATTATATTGAAAAGGCAACATGCATCCGTCTCCAGCGTCTCAGGGAGAGACCAACAGACAAGCGATCCATGCAAAGTGTGGAATGGCTCTACATTACAAACCCCTCTGGTATACGGCAATGTGTTCATACCAATGAACGTAAACCAAACACAGGTGTTCAG ATGGTCGTATTCGGTTATGATTGCTTATCGCAAGGTGAAATAGCTCACGAAGTGATGCATATTTTAGGATTTTCCCACGAACATACACGTCCCGATAGAGATAACCACGTAACAATCATATATGAAAACATTAAGCccg gttataaaaaatattttgaggttAGGGACGAAGATCCATTATCCAACCTCCCTTATGATTATGCGAGCGTCCTCCACTATCCACCTAGAGCCTTCTCTAAAAATGGACAAATAACTATAAACACTAAT TCAGGTACCAAGATCGGTCAACGAGACGCTTTCAGCGAACAGGACGTAGAAAAAATCGGAATGATATACGGGCTTGAATGCGTCGAACGTAACAAAGACTACTTACTCAAGACATGCCCGAGTGTTGGAAAAGTTAGCACTGAGACCAAAGAGGTGCTGGAAGaggatatcaataaatattttaaagatagagTGTGGCCTTatggaattataaattataagattaaagACGCATTAGAATTTA CGGCTGAGGAAAGAGAAAACATAAAGGCCGTACTTAATCACATTGAGAAGGAAACTTGTATTGAATTTAGAGACATCACTGATGAAGATAAACgtgataataaaaatgaaaacgataacACCAATGAATCTCCAGAAAATACTGCACTGTCGATAATGAAAACAGAAGATAATCAGACTAGAGAAACATCGTCAGAAACAATCATTACCACATCTGTTGATGTCGTTACTCCCAATCCTAACGAATATAAACTAACACTGACCATAACTAACATTAGCTTAATTGAACCCGTATCTGAGGAGAGTGATACAAATAATGACACCACTGGTATAAAGGTCTTAAGACATAATTTAAAGGCTAAAAAACTGAAAGCTCAAGGACGTTCTAAGATTAAGCAAGTAAATAAATCAAGGAAAG GAACTGTAAAAGATGGAAGTAAGAAGATTAGGATACCGATTTCACCTCATAGACGTCATGCGGTTAACGTGATCGTGTTAACACGTTCTTCAGAGCCTGGGTGTAAATGTCCACCAGCAGGAAAACCAAACGGAAACAAA GTTTTAATAATACACTCGGATTGTTTCAACTCCGTGAATGACTTACTCCATGTGTTTGTCCACGTGCTGGGACTGGATCACCAGCACAGCATGCACGATCGGGATACATACTTGCATATCTTGTGGGATAATCTTACTCCag aaataaagaaagagATGGAAGAAAAGCTGCCTCCCGCCGCGTCCGCAGGCTTCGCTTACGACTACCAAAGCGTCATGCATTACCCGTGGCTTCAAATAAAAGATGGCGTCACTAACATAATGTATCCAATTTGG